The Plasmodium chabaudi chabaudi strain AS genome assembly, chromosome: 4 nucleotide sequence ttcaaaattataattttcaatcTTCAAGAAATGCCCTTCATTTTCCAAATGTTTAAAGTCTTCATGCTCTgatatagaaatattttcatatttttttattatttttttatcttgcATCAGTTGTATTACTAATTCATTAATCCTTATATTGTTAATCcccttttttgtttcttctAATTCTTTTTGAAGTTCATAGATTAactttttcgtttttttatctggattatttaaattgggtaatgtattattttctttatgtTTCTTTATATGCGAATCTATAATGTTTCgaaaatgtattatatctttttcatcAGCATTGTAGTCATTAAATTGACTTGCAATACTCGAAGTTGattgataaaaatcatataaatcGAATTGATTGTTTGCACCTGCTAATATCCtattatttatcaaatttattatattcctttcaaggtatatatttctttcgTTTATAAAGTACAACCCCtgcaaataaatgaaatatttataacatatatgcaattaattttaattttttctttaactTAACATAAATGTCTTACAAATACATGAAACAATAATGTAAAACTAATATAAAGCAGATATATACGAAAACtataatgaatattattaataataaaagaaaataatgtgTAACTTACATTTTTCGCATATTCAAaagaacaaataataattgaaaaaaaaacatattttaaaatactgGCTCTCATTTCAACATTATccattaaataaatgaaataatgatgatagtttcatatttattaatttttttcattttctatagAGTTAATTAATGTAACCGTTGTAATAAATTTCGctatattcattaaaagtatttatggatataaatattaattcttctctaaaaaatacaacatttttaatgatattttaattataaaaaaatatatttatataataatttttccataaaaaatatttttgcaattttgttatacagacttttaatataatttataatatattggcatatttaatgatacggttataatattttataaacttatattttatgttattttttacatacgaaaaaattaataaataccaattaaaatgataaaatattaaatacatatattttttatatgaataaatatgaacatataatgaaaaaattaacaaatcatcgttattattttcatttaaatggTTTCTTATTtgctatatttttccaattttaaatactacttattattttctatattttatttaccattttttgtaaaaatactttttttataaattaatatacaacaattttatttataaatctATTTAAGAATCCGCAAcatcaaatttttattaaaattatattaaatatacgtattttcaaatgcaatttaaacaaataatcaaattacatattaaatgagaaaaaataatacatatagaaccaatatattgaaagggatataactttatttttatcccaaatcgaaaaaagaaacataATGCcattatcttttat carries:
- a CDS encoding fam-b protein → MDNVEMRASILKYVFFSIIICSFEYAKNGLYFINERNIYLERNIINLINNRILAGANNQFDLYDFYQSTSSIASQFNDYNADEKDIIHFRNIIDSHIKKHKENNTLPNLNNPDKKTKKLIYELQKELEETKKGINNIRINELVIQLMQDKKIIKKYENISISEHEDFKHLENEGHFLKIENYNFEDKYHEITSSDAYEEIKTRKKFKKEVKKFIMNSVILGIGFGMAIASASWYLILLCTPQMASMLKSYWKAFKYHADKQRNTK